A window of the Pogona vitticeps strain Pit_001003342236 chromosome 4, PviZW2.1, whole genome shotgun sequence genome harbors these coding sequences:
- the FBXO43 gene encoding F-box only protein 43 isoform X1, with protein sequence MSESHSVLPNILKKGKLTSPCNSIKLCNFKDTCSPSIFHDSGYNESLKDPSFDYTDAEHKGEHNKRSLPEYFKHTHSSSLCTSVLSPIENRNTIFLSERKEASLHSDYFETPRVAKKDLSLRRRLLVSKAASAGALGCTERLVSSLGQSQKKTCLPRFLSFDERISKHALNSPREKSYKPLATSTLKSEDPPSGCQKLRLLFSQQRTSTIDDSKPQGTLLSEPDCLSPIQSKSSTETPNSFFDSALTSFNDQSICSELVRDTHYTVSKTNDDKCVTPVNSLVEGFNLTIAEIYTPPTKEISNLNLLTPDSSCNSSYNSLGFDRSEDSLSDHEGSFQELLQKCRKNKQIESCDVRQKSNESSFSNSKRKVRKLLHSRRLSTLSECGSQSEKEDCDIVLANSQCTKNPATGSLNEDHELVFNEDDNNCVVPNLENLSRTPALQVVHILFMQSRSKRMEQNELQKNIKGADLSAVKCIVAQLIGKKMGIEKIDVLTELRDRNLKHILTMILDILTVESLYSMWNVSKNWREIIIQDKYANRRRKLYMKQLRTATKGSLLDPEDAATRLMMTRFALRRVQAQAKSSVLQSQLFHNESLTPLRYSQSTSKQDKYIKVAQTLFSDEALKPCPKCQCPAKYQSIKNRGLCSREDCAFDFCILCLCAFHGSRDCSSLSTKRQNRKDALPGSAKSKRNLKRL encoded by the exons ATGTCAGAAAGTCATTCAGTTCTACCGAATATTCTTAAAAAAGGCAAACTGACTTCTCCTTGCAACAGTATAAAACTCTGCAACTTTAAAGATACTTGCTCCCCTTCCATATTTCATGACAGTGGATACAATGAATCATTAAAAGACCCAAGCTTTGATTATACTGATGCGGAACATAAAGGAGAACACAATAAAAGAAGCCTGCCTGAATATTTTAAACATACACATTCTAGTAGTTTATGCACTTCAGTGCTGTCTCCCATTGAAAATAGAAATACTATATTTTtatcagaaaggaaggaagcctcTCTACATTCAGACTATTTTGAAACACCCAGAGTTGCTAAGAAAGACTTATCACTCCGCAGAAGATTGCTTGTGtctaaggcagcttctgctggtGCTCTGGGATGCACTGAAAGACTGGTGTCATCTTTGGGGCAGAGccagaagaaaacatgtttaCCTCGCTTTCTTAGTTTTGATGAAAGAATTTCAAAACATGCCTTGAATTCTCCAAGAGAAAAGAGCTATAAGCCATTGGCTACCAGTACTTTGAAAAGTGAAGATCCTCCTTCTGGTTGTCAGAAACTAAGGCTTCTGTTTTCCCAGCAAAGGACTTCTACAATAGATGATTCAAAGCCTCAAGGTACTTTATTGTCAGAACCAGACTGTTTATCTCCAATTCAGTCTAAATCTTCTACAGAGACACCTAACAGTTTCTTTGACAGTGCCCTTACTAGTTTTAATGATCAAAGTATTTGTTCAGAGCTAGTTAGAGATACTCATTATACTGTGTCTAAGACAAATGATGACAAATGTGTCACACCAGTAAATAGTCTTGTAGAAGGATTTAACCTCACTATAGCTGAAATATATACACCACCAACTAAGGAAATAAGCAACTTGAACCTATTAACACCTGACAGCAGCTGCAACAGCAGCTATAATTCTCTTGGCTTTGATAGATCAGAAGATTCTTTGTCAGATCATGAGGGATCTTTCCAAGAACTActtcaaaaatgcagaaaaaacaaacaaatagagtCATGTGATGTTCGTCAAAAATCCAATGAATCCAGCTTTTCAAATTCTAAAAGAAAGGTAAGAAAGCTACTGCACTCAAGAAGACTCTCCACTCTTTCAGAATGTGGCTCACAATCAGAAAAAGAAGATTGTGATATTGTTCTCGCTAATTCACAATGCACAAAAAACCCAGCCACTGGATCTCTCAATGAAGACCATGAATTAGTTTTTAATGAGGATGACAATAACTGTGTGGTACCAAATCTTGAAAATCTATCAAGAACTCCAGCTTTGCAGGTAGTTCACATACTCTTTATGCAAAGCAGAAGTAAAAGAATGGAGCAAAATGAGCTACAGAAGAACATTAAAGGAGCTGACTTGTCTGCAGTAAAGTGTATTGTTGCTCAACTCATAGGCAAGAAAATGGGCATTGAAAAGATAGATGTATTAACAGAATTAAGAGACAGAAATTTAAAACATATTCTTACTATGATTTTAGATATCCTGACTGTAGAAAGCCTATACAG tatGTGGAATGTAAGCAAAAATTGGCGAGAAATTATTATACAAGATAAATATGCAAATCGGAGAAGAAAGTTATACATGAAACAGCTAAGAACAGCAACAAAG GGAAGCCTACTAGATCCTGAAGATGCTGCCACTAGACTAATGATGACTAGATTTGCACTACGACGAGTCCAGGCTCAAGCAAAATCTTCAGTATTACAAAGTCAGCTCTTTCATAATGAATCTTTGACACCTCTGAGATACAGCCAATCAACTAGTAAGCAAGATAAATATATAAAG GTTGCCCAAACTCTCTTCAGCGATGAAGCTTTAAAACCGTGTCCAAAGTGTCAGTGTCCTGCCAAATACCAATCCATAAAAAATCGTGGACTCTGTAGCCGGGAAGACTGTGCTTTTGACTTCTGCATTTTATGTTTATGCGCTTTCCATGGGTCAAGAGATTGTAGCAGTTTATCTACTAAACGACAAAACAGAAAAGATGCCTTGCCAGGAAGTGCTAAAAGCAAGAGAAACTTAAAACGCCTCTAA
- the FBXO43 gene encoding F-box only protein 43 isoform X2 — MSESHSVLPNILKKGKLTSPCNSIKLCNFKDTCSPSIFHDSGYNESLKDPSFDYTDAEHKGEHNKRSLPEYFKHTHSSSLCTSVLSPIENRNTIFLSERKEASLHSDYFETPRVAKKDLSLRRRLLVSKAASAGALGCTERLVSSLGQSQKKTCLPRFLSFDERISKHALNSPREKSYKPLATSTLKSEDPPSGCQKLRLLFSQQRTSTIDDSKPQGTLLSEPDCLSPIQSKSSTETPNSFFDSALTSFNDQSICSELVRDTHYTVSKTNDDKCVTPVNSLVEGFNLTIAEIYTPPTKEISNLNLLTPDSSCNSSYNSLGFDRSEDSLSDHEGSFQELLQKCRKNKQIESCDVRQKSNESSFSNSKRKVRKLLHSRRLSTLSECGSQSEKEDCDIVLANSQCTKNPATGSLNEDHELVFNEDDNNCVVPNLENLSRTPALQVVHILFMQSRSKRMEQNELQKNIKGADLSAVKCIVAQLIGKKMGIEKIDVLTELRDRNLKHILTMILDILTVESLYSMWNVSKNWREIIIQDKYANRRRKLYMKQLRTATKVAQTLFSDEALKPCPKCQCPAKYQSIKNRGLCSREDCAFDFCILCLCAFHGSRDCSSLSTKRQNRKDALPGSAKSKRNLKRL, encoded by the exons ATGTCAGAAAGTCATTCAGTTCTACCGAATATTCTTAAAAAAGGCAAACTGACTTCTCCTTGCAACAGTATAAAACTCTGCAACTTTAAAGATACTTGCTCCCCTTCCATATTTCATGACAGTGGATACAATGAATCATTAAAAGACCCAAGCTTTGATTATACTGATGCGGAACATAAAGGAGAACACAATAAAAGAAGCCTGCCTGAATATTTTAAACATACACATTCTAGTAGTTTATGCACTTCAGTGCTGTCTCCCATTGAAAATAGAAATACTATATTTTtatcagaaaggaaggaagcctcTCTACATTCAGACTATTTTGAAACACCCAGAGTTGCTAAGAAAGACTTATCACTCCGCAGAAGATTGCTTGTGtctaaggcagcttctgctggtGCTCTGGGATGCACTGAAAGACTGGTGTCATCTTTGGGGCAGAGccagaagaaaacatgtttaCCTCGCTTTCTTAGTTTTGATGAAAGAATTTCAAAACATGCCTTGAATTCTCCAAGAGAAAAGAGCTATAAGCCATTGGCTACCAGTACTTTGAAAAGTGAAGATCCTCCTTCTGGTTGTCAGAAACTAAGGCTTCTGTTTTCCCAGCAAAGGACTTCTACAATAGATGATTCAAAGCCTCAAGGTACTTTATTGTCAGAACCAGACTGTTTATCTCCAATTCAGTCTAAATCTTCTACAGAGACACCTAACAGTTTCTTTGACAGTGCCCTTACTAGTTTTAATGATCAAAGTATTTGTTCAGAGCTAGTTAGAGATACTCATTATACTGTGTCTAAGACAAATGATGACAAATGTGTCACACCAGTAAATAGTCTTGTAGAAGGATTTAACCTCACTATAGCTGAAATATATACACCACCAACTAAGGAAATAAGCAACTTGAACCTATTAACACCTGACAGCAGCTGCAACAGCAGCTATAATTCTCTTGGCTTTGATAGATCAGAAGATTCTTTGTCAGATCATGAGGGATCTTTCCAAGAACTActtcaaaaatgcagaaaaaacaaacaaatagagtCATGTGATGTTCGTCAAAAATCCAATGAATCCAGCTTTTCAAATTCTAAAAGAAAGGTAAGAAAGCTACTGCACTCAAGAAGACTCTCCACTCTTTCAGAATGTGGCTCACAATCAGAAAAAGAAGATTGTGATATTGTTCTCGCTAATTCACAATGCACAAAAAACCCAGCCACTGGATCTCTCAATGAAGACCATGAATTAGTTTTTAATGAGGATGACAATAACTGTGTGGTACCAAATCTTGAAAATCTATCAAGAACTCCAGCTTTGCAGGTAGTTCACATACTCTTTATGCAAAGCAGAAGTAAAAGAATGGAGCAAAATGAGCTACAGAAGAACATTAAAGGAGCTGACTTGTCTGCAGTAAAGTGTATTGTTGCTCAACTCATAGGCAAGAAAATGGGCATTGAAAAGATAGATGTATTAACAGAATTAAGAGACAGAAATTTAAAACATATTCTTACTATGATTTTAGATATCCTGACTGTAGAAAGCCTATACAG tatGTGGAATGTAAGCAAAAATTGGCGAGAAATTATTATACAAGATAAATATGCAAATCGGAGAAGAAAGTTATACATGAAACAGCTAAGAACAGCAACAAAG GTTGCCCAAACTCTCTTCAGCGATGAAGCTTTAAAACCGTGTCCAAAGTGTCAGTGTCCTGCCAAATACCAATCCATAAAAAATCGTGGACTCTGTAGCCGGGAAGACTGTGCTTTTGACTTCTGCATTTTATGTTTATGCGCTTTCCATGGGTCAAGAGATTGTAGCAGTTTATCTACTAAACGACAAAACAGAAAAGATGCCTTGCCAGGAAGTGCTAAAAGCAAGAGAAACTTAAAACGCCTCTAA
- the POLR2K gene encoding DNA-directed RNA polymerases I, II, and III subunit RPABC4 isoform X2, whose amino-acid sequence MPRRYKACFKDRLMDTQKDAPPPKQQPMIYICGECHTENEIQARDPIRCRECGCRIMYKKRTKRLVVFDAR is encoded by the exons ATGCCTAGGCGCTATAAAGCCTGCTTTAAAG ACAGACTTATGGACACCCAGAAGGATGCACCTCCTCCAAAGCAGCAACCTATGATATATATCTGTGGAG aaTGTCACACGGAAAATGAAATTCAAGCACGAGATCCTATAAGATGCAGAGAATGTGGGTGCAGAATAATGtacaagaaaagaacaaaaagat TGGTTGTATTTGATGCCCGATGA
- the POLR2K gene encoding DNA-directed RNA polymerases I, II, and III subunit RPABC4 isoform X3 produces MDTQKDAPPPKQQPMIYICGECHTENEIQARDPIRCRECGCRIMYKKRTKRLVVFDAR; encoded by the exons ATGGACACCCAGAAGGATGCACCTCCTCCAAAGCAGCAACCTATGATATATATCTGTGGAG aaTGTCACACGGAAAATGAAATTCAAGCACGAGATCCTATAAGATGCAGAGAATGTGGGTGCAGAATAATGtacaagaaaagaacaaaaagat TGGTTGTATTTGATGCCCGATGA